The proteins below are encoded in one region of Coffea arabica cultivar ET-39 chromosome 4c, Coffea Arabica ET-39 HiFi, whole genome shotgun sequence:
- the LOC113739110 gene encoding transcription factor bHLH162-like has product MESYNASDATTKLDRKTTERNRRIRMKSSILELISLVPQQFNPSKERLSPKDQLHRVTAYITQLRERVEKLKKMKEMLINKFNTSGIPGSGIPVVKITEIGSNLEVVLVTGLSKKFGLHEVILVLHGQGVEVVSISISTMADRIYHILHAQVKMPRIGVDTLIIYDRLQKLCLD; this is encoded by the exons ATGGAGAGTTACAATGCTAGTGATGCTACAACAAAGCTTGATAGGAAGACTACTGAGAGGAACCGAAGAATTCGGATGAAAAGTTCCATTCTTGAGCTTATATCTCTTGTTCCTCAGCAGTTTAATCCTTCCAAG GAACGACTTTCCCCAAAAGACCAGCTTCATCGGGTTACTGCTTATATCACACAATTAAGAGAAAGAGtagagaaattgaagaagatgaaagagatGCTAATCAACAAATTTAACACTTCTGGGATCCCGGGCTCAGGAATTCCAGTTGTGAAAATCACAGAAATTGGTTCAAATTTAGAAGTGGTTTTAGTAACTGGTTTAAGCAAGAAGTTTGGGCTGCATGAAGTCATCTTAGTTCTTCATGGACAAGGAGTGGAAGTAGTCAGCATTAGCATTTCTACTATGGCCGATAGAATTTATCACATATTGCATGCTCAG GTGAAAATGCCTAGAATTGGGGTGGATACTTTGATAATTTACGATAGGTTGCAgaagttgtgtttggattga